From the Candidatus Cloacimonadota bacterium genome, one window contains:
- a CDS encoding tetratricopeptide repeat protein: MKNIILLFILLGSISLWADLDFGKDLFNDQLYEEAISEFEKVVAYSPTSDRAQEAIFYIGKSYFERGQYSLAENSFKKITEGFPNNSFRDEVIFNLIEVQLLQKKYDDVILNSEEMLIKYPLSDFTKQALSLYLTALFDLQEYGRAIEKGQRFLKEYADSEYLPDVLLILAKIYFASNLADEGQKLLNRLFTEFPNQNAAWKAVELEVDLKEKSAGKTSAANLLAEKMKEDVPRLYEETLRLKLAKYYIDLENYFKANQELKNLIEKFSNSAHLDNYIILYSNTKLKLNNANQVIDDFAEFKKVFRESPRKSEYLLLIAEAYLMQNNVEKAEEFISNAKEINPSDENLYRSEMLQAKLSLKEGKLTSAISIYQNLLNSPFAEKNKILMQLGDIYYEQLADFSKAEKFYSRIITSYAPSDILNEALYKASLCLENLDENEKALEMLLQIDLESISDKEFGETIKSKIAYINKFKQQDYETAFDKLIQSIFQYTENNDKAKLKSELVTILSDDLKNYDLAMQILEDENSYKSIYTKAKLLLKLTEKYQAESKNHLVQRNLVELQDQMMHLDRQQHASWIAELNLKKALIEEQEVTSDLIMQLDDYIHNFPNGESVNEFRFELYSYYKNLKDHSRAATYAALLQDDGTVPKEGFFAAKVTLAEDYFNRDLHDQALRNYRIADSYIDMKKPLIYFHYAVTLNETGNTTEARDKLAFLINNAGYFNGFETVINYFCNILRSMGEYTKAIKYMKKLPEEYQNDVYWKQLAEDYLISGDVENGKYSLMRIVNKDYETLSRLGHLQYDSGEYEMAKYTFGELIDRNKNDLENYKILGQIAFIQEEFLEAAKNYKVIVNKLGENFSSFKGMRRIALENIISLYRIENRPKAERLTKTFKKLLSEQDINEIELNRGIYHIDLDKKKAIKIFSSLINGKKVNNSTRIKAYFWRGLVRLEQNNTEEAESDFSTVANSIDKEMSNKANLKLGTIKFSQEEYEEALDHYFQVIKNDEKGSLAFDAARNFAFVCKTIEEWQKAIAAYQIILERWGDQKLEGETLFDIAYCYYRDREFGDAAAMFARSTTLIEDEELKAEAQYWIGESYFSMEEFEQAVSEFLKVGYNYPSFTQWAASAELKAGEAYLKMNKKTKAIQMYERIIDKYGKYSQWGQEAEKRLGNL; the protein is encoded by the coding sequence AATTTTGTTATTCATACTATTAGGCAGCATTTCACTTTGGGCCGACCTGGATTTTGGAAAAGATCTTTTTAATGATCAGCTTTACGAAGAAGCGATAAGTGAATTTGAAAAAGTGGTAGCTTATTCTCCTACTTCCGATAGGGCACAGGAAGCAATTTTTTATATCGGAAAAAGCTACTTTGAGCGAGGTCAATACTCTTTAGCAGAAAATTCTTTCAAAAAAATTACGGAAGGATTTCCCAATAATTCTTTTCGAGATGAAGTGATATTCAATTTGATAGAAGTACAGCTTTTGCAGAAAAAATATGATGATGTGATCTTGAACAGCGAAGAAATGCTGATCAAATATCCGCTTTCCGATTTTACAAAGCAGGCTTTAAGTTTATATCTCACAGCTCTTTTCGATTTGCAGGAATATGGCAGAGCGATCGAAAAAGGACAGCGTTTTCTAAAAGAATATGCTGACAGCGAATATCTGCCGGATGTTTTATTGATATTGGCAAAAATATATTTTGCATCCAATCTTGCTGATGAAGGGCAGAAATTATTAAATCGCTTATTTACAGAATTTCCCAATCAGAATGCTGCCTGGAAAGCAGTGGAACTGGAAGTGGATTTGAAGGAAAAATCTGCAGGGAAAACATCTGCAGCGAATCTTCTGGCAGAAAAAATGAAAGAAGATGTCCCTCGTTTATACGAAGAAACTTTACGACTGAAACTGGCAAAATATTACATCGATCTGGAAAATTATTTTAAAGCAAACCAGGAATTGAAAAATTTAATTGAAAAATTCAGTAATTCAGCACATTTAGATAATTATATTATTCTCTATTCCAATACAAAATTGAAGTTGAATAATGCGAATCAAGTGATTGATGACTTTGCGGAATTCAAGAAAGTTTTCAGGGAAAGTCCTCGCAAATCGGAGTATCTGCTTTTGATCGCTGAAGCTTATCTGATGCAGAACAATGTGGAAAAAGCTGAAGAGTTTATTTCTAATGCAAAAGAGATAAACCCCAGTGATGAAAATCTTTATAGAAGTGAAATGCTGCAAGCGAAATTATCTTTGAAAGAAGGAAAATTGACCTCCGCGATTTCAATCTATCAAAATCTTTTGAATTCACCTTTTGCCGAAAAAAACAAGATCTTGATGCAGCTGGGAGATATTTATTACGAACAACTGGCTGATTTTTCCAAGGCAGAAAAATTTTATAGTCGCATAATAACCAGTTATGCTCCTTCTGATATTTTGAATGAAGCACTTTACAAAGCTTCACTTTGCCTGGAAAATCTGGATGAAAATGAAAAGGCCTTGGAAATGCTGCTGCAGATCGATCTGGAGAGTATTTCAGATAAAGAATTTGGAGAAACAATAAAAAGCAAAATTGCCTACATAAATAAATTTAAACAGCAGGATTATGAAACAGCTTTTGATAAGCTTATTCAGAGTATTTTCCAATATACCGAAAATAATGATAAAGCAAAATTAAAATCTGAGCTGGTTACAATTTTGTCCGATGACCTGAAAAATTACGATCTGGCAATGCAGATTCTGGAAGATGAAAACAGTTACAAATCAATTTATACCAAAGCTAAACTGCTTCTAAAACTTACGGAAAAATATCAGGCGGAATCCAAAAATCACCTGGTGCAGCGAAACCTGGTAGAATTGCAGGATCAAATGATGCATCTGGACAGGCAGCAACACGCAAGTTGGATTGCAGAATTGAACCTGAAAAAAGCTCTGATCGAGGAGCAGGAAGTTACTTCTGATTTGATAATGCAACTTGATGATTATATTCATAATTTCCCTAATGGGGAAAGCGTGAACGAGTTTAGATTTGAACTTTATAGTTATTACAAAAATTTAAAAGACCATTCTCGTGCAGCCACTTATGCAGCACTTTTGCAAGATGATGGCACAGTTCCGAAAGAAGGATTTTTTGCCGCTAAAGTTACTTTGGCAGAAGACTATTTCAATCGTGATCTTCATGATCAGGCTCTGCGAAATTACCGAATCGCCGATTCTTACATCGATATGAAAAAACCGCTTATCTATTTTCATTATGCAGTAACTCTTAATGAAACCGGAAATACCACTGAAGCTCGAGATAAACTGGCTTTTCTGATAAATAATGCCGGCTATTTCAATGGGTTTGAAACTGTGATAAATTATTTCTGCAACATTTTACGTTCGATGGGAGAATACACCAAAGCGATCAAATATATGAAGAAACTGCCCGAAGAATATCAGAATGATGTTTACTGGAAACAGCTGGCGGAAGATTACCTGATTTCCGGTGATGTGGAAAATGGAAAATATTCACTTATGAGAATCGTCAACAAAGATTATGAAACCCTTTCTCGTCTTGGTCATCTGCAATATGATTCTGGTGAATATGAAATGGCAAAATACACTTTTGGCGAGTTGATAGATCGTAATAAAAACGACCTGGAAAATTATAAAATTCTGGGTCAAATTGCTTTCATTCAAGAGGAGTTTCTGGAAGCTGCCAAAAATTACAAAGTTATTGTAAATAAGCTGGGAGAAAACTTTTCCAGCTTCAAAGGAATGCGTAGAATTGCCTTGGAAAATATTATCTCTCTGTATAGAATTGAAAATCGACCCAAAGCAGAAAGACTTACCAAAACCTTCAAAAAATTACTTTCCGAACAAGATATTAATGAAATTGAATTGAATCGTGGAATTTATCACATCGATCTGGATAAAAAGAAAGCGATCAAGATTTTTTCCAGTCTTATAAATGGGAAAAAAGTGAATAATTCCACCAGGATCAAAGCATATTTCTGGCGGGGATTGGTGCGTTTGGAACAAAACAATACAGAAGAAGCGGAATCAGATTTCAGCACAGTTGCCAATTCCATCGACAAAGAAATGAGTAACAAAGCTAATCTAAAATTGGGAACGATCAAGTTTTCCCAGGAAGAATATGAAGAAGCTCTCGATCATTATTTCCAGGTCATCAAAAATGATGAAAAAGGCAGCTTAGCATTTGATGCAGCCAGGAATTTTGCCTTTGTTTGCAAAACCATAGAAGAATGGCAAAAAGCGATCGCTGCATATCAGATCATTTTAGAACGTTGGGGCGATCAAAAACTGGAAGGTGAAACGCTGTTTGATATTGCCTACTGTTATTATCGAGATAGAGAATTTGGCGATGCTGCCGCCATGTTTGCCCGTTCCACTACCTTGATAGAAGATGAAGAACTGAAAGCGGAAGCACAGTATTGGATCGGAGAATCTTATTTCAGTATGGAAGAATTTGAACAAGCTGTTTCAGAGTTTCTGAAAGTTGGCTACAATTATCCCAGTTTCACTCAATGGGCTGCTTCTGCTGAATTGAAAGCTGGCGAAGCTTATCTGAAAATGAACAAGAAGACCAAAGCGATCCAGATGTACGAACGAATAATTGATAAATACGGAAAATACAGCCAGTGGGGACAGGAAGCTGAAAAGAGACTTGGCAACCTGTAA